The Candidatus Aminicenantes bacterium genome segment TTCAGCACGTATTCGCGCGCTTCGACCTTTTCCTTGGCCTTGAGGTATGCTTTTCCGCGTTTAGACATTTTTGACCTCCAGACCCAGGCTGCGGGCCGAACCTTCAATGATCTTGATGGCCTGCTGCAGGTCGGTGGTATTGAGGTCCTCCAGCTTGGCCTTGGCGATCTCCTCCACCTGCTTGTGCGTCACCTTGCCCACCTTGTTCTTATTGGGTTCGCCGGAGCCCTTCATGATGCCGGCGGCTTTCTTGAGCAAGTAGGAGGCCGGCGGCGTCTTCATCTTCAGGGTGAAGGTCTTATCGGCGTGGACCATGAT includes the following:
- the rplK gene encoding 50S ribosomal protein L11 encodes the protein MASPKVKAIVKIFRLQLPAGKATPAPPVGPALSQHGLNIMEFVTQFNKLTAKMEEDMIIPVDIMVHADKTFTLKMKTPPASYLLKKAAGIMKGSGEPNKNKVGKVTHKQVEEIAKAKLEDLNTTDLQQAIKIIEGSARSLGLEVKNV